In Archangium violaceum, the following are encoded in one genomic region:
- the metK gene encoding methionine adenosyltransferase, with the protein MPTDYLFTSESVTEGHPDKIADQISDGVLDAILSKDPQGRVAVETLVKTGLAIVAGEVTTNCYVDIPKIVRSTICRIGYTDSSMGYDGNTCGVMVAIEGQSQDIARGVDNKKEQGAGDQGMMFGYACDETPEFMPAPIHYAHALTRRLADVRRKTHDWLRPDGKSQVTVEYRNGRPVRIDAVVVSTQHSEDVSNKKIHEAIREDVIAKALPKKLIDAKTKIYINPTGRFVIGGPMGDSGVTGRKIIVDTYGGMGRHGGGAFSGKDPSKVDRSAAYMGRHIAKTVVAAGLARRCEVQVSYAIGVAEPVSVLVETFGTATVPEEKIQNAIRHTFGLKPREITEYLDLLRPIYQKTAAYGHFGRSEKEFTWESTDKKDALREAVASPRLKAV; encoded by the coding sequence ATGCCGACCGACTACCTGTTCACCTCCGAATCCGTCACCGAAGGGCACCCGGACAAGATCGCCGATCAGATCTCCGACGGCGTGCTGGACGCCATCCTCTCCAAGGATCCGCAGGGCCGAGTGGCCGTGGAGACCCTGGTGAAGACGGGTCTGGCCATCGTCGCTGGCGAGGTGACCACCAACTGCTACGTCGACATCCCGAAGATCGTGCGCAGCACCATCTGCCGGATTGGCTACACCGATAGCTCGATGGGCTATGACGGCAACACGTGCGGAGTCATGGTGGCCATCGAGGGCCAGAGCCAGGACATCGCCCGAGGCGTGGACAACAAGAAGGAGCAGGGAGCCGGCGACCAGGGCATGATGTTCGGATACGCCTGCGACGAGACGCCGGAGTTCATGCCGGCGCCCATCCACTACGCCCACGCGCTCACCCGGCGCCTGGCCGACGTGCGGCGCAAGACGCACGACTGGCTGCGGCCGGACGGCAAGAGCCAGGTGACGGTGGAGTACCGCAACGGCCGGCCGGTGCGCATCGACGCGGTGGTGGTGTCGACGCAGCACTCGGAGGACGTGTCCAACAAGAAGATCCACGAGGCGATCCGCGAGGACGTCATCGCCAAGGCTCTTCCCAAGAAGCTCATCGACGCCAAGACGAAGATCTACATCAACCCGACGGGGCGTTTCGTCATCGGCGGTCCGATGGGCGACTCGGGCGTGACGGGCCGAAAGATCATCGTGGACACGTACGGCGGCATGGGCCGTCACGGTGGCGGTGCGTTCTCAGGCAAGGACCCGTCGAAGGTGGACCGGTCGGCGGCGTACATGGGCCGGCACATCGCCAAGACGGTGGTGGCGGCGGGACTGGCGCGGCGGTGCGAGGTGCAGGTGTCGTACGCGATCGGAGTGGCGGAGCCGGTGAGCGTGCTGGTGGAGACGTTCGGAACGGCGACGGTGCCCGAGGAGAAGATCCAGAACGCGATCCGGCACACGTTCGGCCTCAAGCCGCGAGAGATTACCGAGTACCTGGACCTGCTGAGGCCGATCTACCAGAAGACGGCGGCGTACGGGCACTTCGGGCGCTCCGAGAAGGAGTTCACCTGGGAAAGCACCGACAAGAAGGACGCGCTGCGTGAGGCGGTGGCGAGCCCCCGCCTGAAGGCCGTCTGA
- the ahcY gene encoding adenosylhomocysteinase — MARVVSLKKPARRSRAPVHADIKDPLLAEKGRGRIDWAGRTMPVLSQIRERFDRQKPLKGVRLAACLHVTAETANLVLALKAGGAEVALCASNPLSTQDDVAASLVADHGVSVFAIKGEDNDTYYRHIQEALNTRPQLTMDDGADVVGVLHNDRMELLEHVIGGTEETTTGVVRLRAMAKQGVLRYPIIAVNDAKTKHLFDNRYGTGQSTIDGIIRATNRLLAGSVFVVAGYGWCGRGLAMRARGMGADVVVTEVDPTTALEAVMDGFRVMPMSEACKVGDFFCTVTGNIDVIRQEHFEKMKDGAIVSNSGHFNVEIDLKTLHRLARSRMILRDFVEEFTLKSGKKIIVLGEGRLINLASAEGHPSSVMDMSFANQALSSEYILKNHGKLERKVYAVPQLLDQEIARLKLKALGVKIDKLTPQQEKYLASWEEGT; from the coding sequence ATGGCCAGGGTCGTGAGCCTCAAGAAGCCGGCGAGGAGAAGCCGTGCGCCGGTGCACGCGGACATCAAGGACCCCCTGCTGGCGGAGAAGGGCCGGGGCCGCATCGACTGGGCTGGCCGCACCATGCCGGTGTTGAGTCAGATCCGCGAGCGGTTCGACAGGCAGAAGCCGCTGAAGGGCGTGCGCCTGGCGGCGTGCCTCCACGTGACGGCGGAGACGGCCAACCTGGTCCTCGCCCTGAAGGCGGGTGGCGCGGAGGTGGCCCTGTGTGCCTCCAACCCGCTGTCCACCCAGGACGACGTGGCGGCCTCACTGGTGGCGGACCACGGCGTCTCCGTCTTCGCCATCAAGGGCGAGGACAACGACACCTACTACCGCCACATCCAGGAGGCGCTGAACACCCGGCCCCAACTCACCATGGATGACGGGGCGGACGTGGTGGGCGTGCTGCACAACGACCGGATGGAGCTGCTGGAGCACGTCATCGGCGGCACCGAGGAGACCACCACGGGCGTGGTGCGCCTGCGCGCGATGGCGAAGCAGGGCGTGCTGCGCTACCCGATCATCGCGGTCAACGACGCGAAGACGAAGCACCTCTTCGACAATCGCTACGGCACGGGCCAGTCCACCATCGATGGCATCATCCGCGCCACCAACCGCCTGCTGGCGGGCAGCGTCTTCGTGGTGGCCGGCTACGGCTGGTGTGGCCGCGGTCTGGCCATGCGCGCCCGGGGCATGGGCGCCGACGTGGTCGTCACCGAGGTGGACCCCACCACCGCGCTCGAGGCGGTGATGGATGGTTTCCGTGTGATGCCCATGAGCGAGGCCTGCAAGGTGGGCGATTTCTTCTGCACGGTGACGGGCAACATCGACGTCATCCGCCAGGAGCACTTCGAGAAGATGAAGGACGGCGCCATCGTCTCCAACTCGGGCCACTTCAACGTGGAGATCGACCTGAAGACGCTGCACCGGCTGGCCAGGAGCCGGATGATACTCCGCGACTTCGTGGAGGAGTTCACCCTGAAGAGCGGCAAGAAGATCATCGTCCTGGGCGAGGGCCGCCTCATCAACCTGGCCTCCGCGGAGGGCCACCCCTCGAGCGTGATGGACATGTCCTTCGCCAACCAGGCGCTCTCCAGCGAGTACATCCTGAAGAACCACGGCAAGCTGGAGAGGAAGGTCTACGCGGTGCCGCAGCTCCTGGACCAGGAGATCGCCCGGCTGAAGCTCAAGGCCCTGGGCGTGAAGATCGACAAGCTCACCCCCCAACAGGAGAAGTACCTGGCCTCCTGGGAAGAGGGGACCTGA
- a CDS encoding NYN domain-containing protein, with protein MSSARPPAASYVLIDAENVDWAVSNVVGRKPEPQDRVQFDRLVAFCESHFPTPVRCVVVLNARSEQLPDVMIGFVRALKTAGCEVALLYGRPDQKVVDLGILKLLEAIRTQRPKAAVALASHDGTDFAEALRTMLEEKRRVAILGLREYMSQRFRELVPAGLEILDLEMNAKVFQRPLPRLLPVRVDEFDPTLFL; from the coding sequence ATGTCTTCCGCACGCCCGCCCGCAGCTTCCTATGTGCTCATCGACGCGGAGAACGTCGACTGGGCCGTGTCCAATGTCGTGGGACGCAAGCCCGAGCCCCAGGACCGTGTGCAGTTCGATCGGCTGGTGGCCTTCTGTGAGAGCCACTTTCCGACGCCCGTGCGCTGCGTGGTGGTCCTGAACGCCAGGAGCGAGCAGTTGCCGGATGTGATGATCGGCTTCGTGCGGGCCCTGAAGACGGCGGGCTGCGAGGTGGCGCTCCTCTACGGCCGGCCCGACCAGAAGGTGGTGGACCTGGGCATCCTCAAGCTCCTGGAGGCCATCCGCACCCAGCGCCCCAAGGCGGCGGTCGCGCTCGCCAGCCACGATGGAACCGACTTCGCGGAAGCCCTGCGCACGATGCTGGAGGAGAAGCGGCGGGTGGCGATCCTCGGGCTGCGCGAGTACATGAGCCAGCGGTTCCGCGAGCTCGTCCCGGCCGGGCTGGAGATCCTGGACCTCGAGATGAACGCCAAGGTGTTCCAGCGGCCGCTGCCGCGCCTGCTCCCGGTTCGCGTGGACGAGTTCGACCCCACGCTCTTCCTGTAG
- a CDS encoding mucoidy inhibitor MuiA family protein, producing MPVLGLSALSALWLAAVDAPVTSVTVYSDRARVVRTAKVSLSGTQRVELPLLYGAVDPSSIRVEAQGAEVARVDIRSVDSESLPATEARRLVTELERLDDRIAQARAEHEAYAAQLSALGQVRPAVTQDAVASNPQGKLSLQVPSRLDASGWRAATDFVVETTARLQAKLREVSQREESLERELSQRVREARQLGATPPRPGVEVIPTLSGQGPATLTLTYVTSGARWYPSYELRLDPASNRVEVAFSGRVSQRTGEDWEDAALTLSTALPATATTAPRLATWKIGQRERFIPTPAPVADSWRAPPSTPPAPPQAPDEDERLRSRLLALTVQTSPAPQPPAEAERTRTPPIPRQAPASTGDSTIIGTFVNAEDKKPPPTTIEMGSTVTGGKEDSEFIQRIAVNRPGGKGGATRSFESLAELAPGSSGGYGVSGGGSWSPPPVDVPVGLAPPEGWRRPVMEPDLPASLAGGHALAFPAQRRETVRSGGGERRVPLFTETWPVRVERKLYPALTPNAFLVAELRSPSRQVMPGGEAQLFVGADPAGQARLTLVSPGEPFTLPLGVDAAVRPVRNVKLMTSEKGFIGKDEITEYLVTIEVANPYPFALPVRIHDQWPLSRSGDVEVKLVRTEPYAEQDKDKGTLMWRLMVPPSEKTAVSFLYTVRHPKGWRLEQYQ from the coding sequence ATGCCTGTCCTCGGACTGTCGGCCCTGAGCGCGCTGTGGCTCGCCGCGGTGGATGCTCCCGTCACCTCGGTGACCGTCTACAGTGACCGGGCCCGCGTGGTGCGCACCGCGAAGGTGAGTCTCTCCGGTACCCAGCGCGTCGAGCTTCCCCTGCTGTATGGCGCGGTGGACCCCTCCAGCATCCGTGTGGAGGCCCAGGGCGCCGAGGTGGCCCGCGTGGACATCCGCTCCGTGGACTCCGAGTCCCTTCCCGCCACCGAGGCCCGCCGGCTCGTCACCGAGCTGGAGCGGCTCGATGACCGGATCGCCCAGGCCCGCGCCGAGCACGAGGCCTACGCCGCCCAGCTCTCCGCCCTCGGTCAGGTGCGGCCCGCCGTCACACAGGACGCCGTCGCCTCCAATCCCCAGGGGAAGCTCTCCCTCCAGGTTCCCTCCCGGCTCGATGCCTCCGGCTGGCGCGCCGCCACCGACTTCGTGGTCGAGACCACCGCCCGTCTCCAGGCGAAGCTGCGCGAGGTGTCCCAGCGTGAGGAGTCGCTCGAGCGCGAGCTCTCACAGCGTGTCCGGGAGGCGCGGCAGCTCGGTGCCACGCCCCCTCGCCCGGGCGTGGAGGTCATCCCCACCCTCTCGGGCCAGGGCCCCGCGACGCTCACGCTCACCTATGTCACCTCGGGCGCGCGCTGGTACCCCTCCTATGAGCTGCGGCTCGACCCCGCTTCCAACCGCGTGGAGGTGGCCTTCTCCGGGCGCGTCAGTCAGCGCACGGGCGAGGACTGGGAGGACGCCGCGCTCACGCTCAGCACCGCCCTCCCCGCCACCGCCACCACCGCGCCCAGGCTCGCCACCTGGAAGATCGGTCAGCGCGAGCGCTTCATCCCCACGCCCGCCCCGGTCGCCGACTCCTGGCGCGCTCCTCCGTCCACGCCTCCTGCTCCTCCCCAGGCGCCCGACGAGGACGAGCGCCTCCGCTCCCGTCTCCTCGCGCTCACCGTCCAGACCAGCCCGGCGCCGCAGCCGCCAGCCGAGGCCGAGCGGACGCGCACTCCGCCCATTCCGCGGCAAGCCCCGGCCTCCACGGGTGACAGCACCATCATCGGCACCTTCGTGAACGCGGAGGACAAGAAGCCCCCTCCGACCACCATCGAGATGGGCTCCACGGTGACGGGGGGGAAGGAGGACTCGGAGTTCATCCAGCGCATCGCGGTGAACCGTCCCGGCGGCAAGGGTGGCGCGACTCGCTCCTTCGAGAGCCTCGCCGAGCTCGCCCCCGGGTCCAGTGGTGGGTACGGCGTCAGCGGCGGCGGCTCCTGGTCTCCGCCTCCGGTGGACGTGCCCGTGGGCCTCGCGCCGCCGGAGGGCTGGCGGCGGCCCGTGATGGAGCCGGACCTGCCCGCCTCGCTCGCGGGCGGCCATGCCCTGGCCTTCCCCGCGCAGCGCCGCGAGACGGTGCGCAGCGGTGGGGGAGAGCGGCGCGTGCCCCTCTTCACCGAGACCTGGCCCGTGCGGGTGGAGCGCAAGCTGTACCCCGCCCTCACCCCCAATGCCTTCCTCGTGGCGGAGCTGCGCAGCCCGTCCCGGCAGGTGATGCCCGGCGGCGAGGCGCAGCTCTTCGTCGGAGCGGACCCCGCGGGCCAGGCCCGGCTCACCCTGGTGTCGCCGGGCGAGCCCTTCACCCTGCCGCTCGGCGTCGACGCCGCGGTGCGCCCGGTGCGCAACGTGAAGCTCATGACCTCCGAGAAGGGCTTCATCGGCAAGGACGAAATCACCGAGTACCTCGTCACCATCGAGGTGGCCAACCCGTACCCCTTCGCCCTCCCGGTGCGCATCCACGACCAGTGGCCGCTGTCGCGCAGCGGTGACGTGGAGGTGAAGCTCGTGCGCACCGAGCCCTATGCCGAGCAGGACAAGGACAAAGGCACGTTGATGTGGCGACTGATGGTGCCGCCCTCGGAGAAGACGGCGGTGTCCTTCCTGTACACCGTCCGCCACCCCAAGGGCTGGCGCCTGGAGCAGTACCAATAG
- a CDS encoding mucoidy inhibitor MuiA family protein: MHTLPLMMLALAAPAKVSSVVVYLDRAQVTRVESVPCSGHALAVFESVPPAADPASFRARSDDATVESLVAEERSLTSDFGPEHEALRKKREALEREMAELVDARARAEALRKLGAGLGDMAVQRVTLELAEPKPDTRAWASAFDAALDTRLRAASDVAARTARMREVQRELDSLRERAAYLEASAARLERRVEVRLACPSEGRARVELQYVVGGAGWTPVYEARADEAGGQVELSTFATVRQATGEDWSGVRLVLSTARPRANAEPPQLEPLTLSASERPDERKVLVRRDERQEHARAGGQVLAETEGALRAASQGVSVQLLVPELAQVSGNGTAVRLRVARTRMKSSFSWNTAPKLHPVVFRVANLVNGAPFPLLPGPVDIFRASGFIGRQVLEQVPQGGAFQLTFGIEESLRVERVVVEEIARDEGLFGGRRRFRYAYRFNLANYRERPEVVELAEHIPVSELDDVKVELDREKTTGGHVFDSVDGIVSWKVSLAPAEQRSVVLSFHVDVPTSYDMSGL; the protein is encoded by the coding sequence ATGCACACCCTGCCCTTGATGATGCTGGCGCTCGCCGCCCCCGCGAAGGTGTCCTCCGTCGTCGTCTACCTGGATCGCGCCCAGGTGACGCGGGTGGAGTCGGTGCCGTGCTCCGGCCACGCGCTCGCCGTCTTCGAGTCGGTGCCGCCCGCGGCGGACCCGGCCAGCTTCCGCGCCCGCTCCGACGACGCCACCGTGGAGAGCCTCGTGGCCGAGGAGCGCTCCCTGACGAGTGATTTCGGCCCCGAGCACGAGGCGCTGCGCAAGAAGCGCGAGGCCTTGGAGCGCGAGATGGCGGAGCTGGTGGACGCCCGTGCGCGCGCGGAGGCGCTGCGCAAGCTGGGCGCGGGCCTCGGCGACATGGCCGTGCAGCGGGTGACGCTCGAGCTCGCCGAGCCGAAGCCGGACACCCGTGCATGGGCCTCGGCCTTCGACGCCGCGCTGGACACCCGGCTGCGCGCCGCCTCCGACGTGGCGGCCCGGACCGCCCGCATGCGCGAGGTGCAGCGGGAGCTGGACTCGCTGCGCGAGCGGGCGGCGTACCTCGAGGCCTCGGCCGCGCGCCTGGAGCGCCGGGTGGAGGTGAGGCTGGCCTGCCCCAGCGAGGGCCGTGCCCGCGTCGAGCTGCAGTACGTGGTGGGCGGCGCGGGCTGGACTCCCGTGTATGAGGCTCGCGCCGACGAGGCGGGTGGCCAGGTGGAGCTGTCCACCTTCGCCACCGTGCGCCAGGCGACTGGCGAGGACTGGAGCGGGGTGCGGCTGGTGCTCTCCACCGCCCGGCCGCGCGCCAACGCGGAGCCGCCGCAGCTCGAGCCCCTGACGCTGAGTGCCAGCGAGCGGCCCGATGAGCGCAAGGTGCTGGTCCGGCGCGATGAGCGGCAGGAGCACGCGCGGGCGGGCGGGCAGGTGCTGGCGGAGACGGAGGGCGCCCTGCGCGCGGCCTCACAGGGCGTGTCCGTGCAGCTCCTGGTGCCCGAGCTGGCGCAGGTGTCCGGCAATGGCACCGCCGTGCGGCTGCGCGTGGCTCGCACGAGGATGAAGTCCTCCTTCTCCTGGAACACCGCGCCCAAGCTTCACCCGGTGGTGTTCCGCGTGGCCAACCTCGTCAACGGCGCTCCCTTTCCGCTGCTGCCGGGCCCCGTGGATATCTTTCGCGCCTCGGGTTTCATCGGCCGGCAGGTGCTGGAGCAGGTGCCCCAGGGCGGCGCCTTCCAACTCACCTTCGGCATCGAGGAGTCGCTGCGCGTGGAGCGCGTGGTGGTGGAGGAGATCGCTCGCGACGAGGGCCTCTTCGGCGGCCGGCGCCGCTTCCGCTACGCCTACCGCTTCAACCTCGCCAACTACCGCGAGCGCCCCGAGGTGGTGGAGCTGGCCGAGCACATCCCCGTCTCCGAGCTCGACGACGTGAAGGTGGAGCTGGACAGGGAGAAGACCACCGGCGGCCATGTGTTCGACTCGGTGGACGGCATCGTCTCCTGGAAGGTGTCGCTCGCTCCCGCCGAGCAGCGCTCGGTGGTGCTCTCCTTTCACGTGGATGTGCCCACCAGCTACGACATGAGCGGGCTGTAG
- a CDS encoding MFS transporter, with amino-acid sequence MNPRPLLLAIAYLAFISLGLPDAVLGVAWPSVRETFSLPLSGLGMVLVGTGTGYFLSGLVAGRLVQALGVGTLLTVSSALVALSLFGYSLAPMWPLFLLCTPFIGLGSGAIDSGINAYAASHFPVRHVNWLHACYGFGAMLGPLVMTAMLVRSGSWRWGYAIIGAMLLLMALTFGATRASWKTEGTPGADGSDAPTSASQALRHPMVWLQIVIFFVYTGLEVTAGQWCFTLYTQARAVPAELAGTWTGLYWGSLAVGRVFMGFVVERLGPDRLLRFSILSAVAGSALFAFGPTLASLGGLLLIGMSLAPIYPTLMSRTPGRLGAGYAAHAVGFQVSAAMLGAAALPSLAGVLAARFGLGLVGWVTVVAAALLCLLHETLLKLTPRSAA; translated from the coding sequence ATGAATCCCCGCCCCCTGCTGCTCGCCATCGCCTACCTGGCCTTCATCAGCCTCGGGTTGCCGGACGCGGTGCTGGGCGTGGCGTGGCCGTCCGTGCGCGAGACGTTCTCCCTGCCGCTGAGCGGGCTCGGAATGGTGCTGGTGGGCACGGGCACGGGGTACTTCCTGTCGGGCCTCGTCGCCGGGAGACTCGTCCAGGCATTGGGCGTGGGCACCCTGTTGACGGTGAGCAGCGCGCTCGTCGCGCTCAGCCTCTTCGGGTACTCGCTTGCCCCGATGTGGCCGCTGTTCCTCCTGTGCACGCCCTTCATCGGCCTGGGCTCGGGGGCCATCGACTCCGGCATCAATGCCTATGCGGCGAGTCACTTCCCGGTGCGGCACGTCAACTGGCTGCACGCCTGCTACGGCTTCGGCGCCATGCTCGGTCCGTTGGTGATGACGGCCATGCTCGTCCGAAGCGGCTCGTGGCGCTGGGGGTACGCGATCATCGGCGCGATGCTGTTGCTCATGGCGCTGACCTTCGGAGCGACCCGGGCGTCCTGGAAGACAGAGGGGACCCCCGGTGCGGACGGCTCGGATGCGCCGACCAGTGCCAGCCAGGCCCTGCGTCACCCGATGGTGTGGCTGCAGATCGTCATCTTCTTCGTGTACACGGGGTTGGAGGTGACGGCGGGGCAGTGGTGCTTCACGCTGTACACCCAGGCACGCGCCGTGCCGGCCGAGCTGGCCGGAACGTGGACGGGCCTGTATTGGGGGAGTCTCGCGGTGGGGCGGGTCTTCATGGGCTTCGTGGTGGAGCGGCTGGGGCCGGATCGCCTGCTGCGCTTCAGCATACTGAGCGCCGTGGCCGGCAGCGCCCTGTTCGCGTTCGGGCCGACGCTGGCGAGCCTTGGGGGGCTGCTGCTGATCGGCATGAGTCTGGCGCCCATCTATCCCACGTTGATGTCACGGACTCCGGGCCGGCTGGGGGCGGGCTACGCGGCCCATGCGGTCGGCTTCCAGGTGAGCGCCGCGATGCTGGGAGCCGCCGCCCTGCCGAGCCTGGCGGGAGTGCTGGCGGCGCGTTTCGGGCTGGGACTGGTTGGCTGGGTGACCGTGGTGGCGGCGGCGCTGCTGTGTCTGCTGCACGAGACGCTGCTGAAGCTCACGCCGCGAAGCGCCGCCTGA
- a CDS encoding DUF7594 domain-containing protein, whose amino-acid sequence MNLPVPQTPVVLKQEVATTLTFGAIADAYVSQSADAANFGGADSLRVDLSPEEWSYLRFDVTGVTGTVTRATLRLYVTNGGVSGPRVFSSQPEWTEDGITFRNHPGTSGGVLDAGGAISSGSWVEYNVTSAVRGNGTLHFTLVGTSNDSVSFASSENSREDRRPQLVLTVASEPDCMPRTATSIFDPQATYDAYASQSQPTRRFGSEPRLLVDSAPDRLETFLQFRYGSSDEWRVRQAKLRLYATDASPDGPLLYRASDDWPASGSQDFDWNTRPALIGAPVGNLGAIEANTWVEYDVSSLVTTTHGIYSFGLVPESTNGVDFVSADSPSYELRPRLSITLESQPYCSYRGTGGGSTGWTRHYGGAGIEKLLAMATDTYGNFVAAGLFGDAPFPNGKGFALARYAADGTPVWTRQVTTEDLLVRALSVTRDGTLFVVGRYRGSPDLGTGPLPDSGRWSNAFFIAKFSPTGQTEWARGFAATYLRPSEGTLEHWPVTPEAVTVDALGNGLTVVGTFYGEVDFGGGTLFAGLASVYNEDPFPGGFVVRFTNEGQHVWSRALEAKPSQDPTRIRAVALDTEGNALIGGRVNKDNDLGDGPVASAGAFIAKYSASGALQWKRLFPGVFGEINTLRYKQPRFVYFAANLGGSFTFGGRTYTGGDPDDLYYADNVSGFFGSMENLTGTDQWLRQPGLVTLQGLLVADNFLTVTGKGLTYDLGGGTLGGPIPSPFVASYTETGAHRWSRSFDPDIGDAFGQPQLILVPQAWGQVLVGGTFSTPIQHDGTTYTPRGNSDLLYFQLKP is encoded by the coding sequence ATGAACCTCCCAGTGCCCCAGACGCCTGTCGTCTTGAAGCAGGAGGTGGCCACGACACTGACCTTCGGGGCGATCGCGGACGCCTACGTGAGCCAGTCCGCCGACGCGGCGAACTTCGGTGGCGCCGACTCGTTGCGCGTGGACCTCTCGCCCGAGGAGTGGTCCTACCTGCGGTTCGACGTCACGGGGGTGACGGGGACGGTGACGCGGGCGACGCTGCGATTGTACGTGACCAATGGCGGCGTGAGCGGGCCGAGGGTGTTCTCCTCCCAACCCGAGTGGACGGAGGATGGCATCACGTTCCGCAATCATCCCGGGACGAGCGGCGGCGTCCTGGATGCCGGGGGGGCCATCTCCAGCGGCTCCTGGGTGGAATACAACGTGACGAGCGCGGTGCGCGGAAACGGCACGCTCCACTTCACCCTGGTGGGCACCTCGAACGACTCGGTGAGCTTCGCCTCGAGCGAGAACAGCCGCGAGGATCGCCGGCCCCAGCTCGTCCTCACCGTGGCGTCCGAACCCGACTGCATGCCGCGCACCGCCACGAGCATCTTCGACCCCCAGGCGACCTACGACGCCTACGCCTCCCAGAGCCAGCCCACGCGCCGCTTCGGAAGCGAGCCGCGGCTGCTCGTGGACTCGGCACCCGACCGGTTGGAGACCTTCCTCCAGTTCCGCTACGGCTCTTCCGATGAGTGGCGGGTGCGGCAGGCGAAGCTGCGGCTCTACGCCACCGACGCTTCCCCCGACGGGCCGCTGCTCTACCGCGCCAGCGATGACTGGCCCGCCTCGGGCTCCCAGGACTTCGATTGGAACACCCGCCCGGCGCTCATCGGTGCTCCGGTGGGCAATCTCGGCGCCATCGAGGCCAACACCTGGGTGGAGTACGACGTGTCGAGCCTGGTGACGACCACCCACGGTATCTACAGCTTCGGCCTCGTTCCCGAGTCCACCAACGGGGTGGACTTCGTCTCGGCGGACTCGCCCTCGTACGAGCTGCGTCCGCGGCTGAGCATCACGCTCGAGTCCCAGCCCTACTGCTCCTACCGGGGCACGGGCGGTGGCTCCACCGGGTGGACACGGCATTACGGCGGCGCGGGCATCGAGAAGCTGCTGGCCATGGCCACCGACACGTACGGGAACTTCGTGGCGGCGGGCCTCTTCGGAGACGCGCCGTTCCCGAACGGCAAGGGGTTCGCCCTCGCGCGCTACGCCGCGGACGGTACGCCCGTGTGGACCCGTCAGGTGACCACGGAGGACCTGCTGGTGCGGGCACTCTCCGTCACGCGTGACGGCACCCTCTTCGTGGTGGGCCGTTACAGAGGCTCGCCGGACCTGGGAACGGGCCCGCTGCCCGACAGCGGCCGCTGGTCCAACGCGTTCTTCATCGCGAAGTTCTCCCCCACCGGGCAGACCGAGTGGGCCCGGGGGTTCGCCGCCACCTACCTGCGTCCGTCCGAGGGGACGCTCGAGCACTGGCCGGTCACCCCGGAGGCGGTGACCGTCGATGCCCTGGGCAACGGCCTCACCGTCGTGGGTACCTTCTACGGCGAGGTGGACTTCGGGGGAGGAACGCTCTTCGCGGGCCTCGCCAGCGTCTACAACGAGGACCCCTTCCCGGGTGGCTTCGTCGTCCGATTCACCAACGAGGGGCAGCACGTCTGGTCGCGGGCCCTCGAGGCGAAGCCTTCCCAGGACCCGACGCGGATCCGCGCCGTGGCGCTCGACACGGAAGGCAACGCCCTCATCGGCGGCAGGGTGAACAAGGACAACGACCTCGGTGATGGACCCGTGGCGAGCGCCGGGGCCTTCATCGCGAAGTACAGCGCCTCCGGAGCGCTCCAATGGAAGCGGCTGTTCCCCGGGGTCTTTGGAGAGATCAACACCCTCCGGTACAAGCAGCCGCGCTTCGTGTACTTCGCCGCCAACCTGGGCGGGAGCTTCACCTTCGGAGGGCGGACGTACACGGGAGGCGATCCGGACGACCTGTACTACGCGGACAACGTCAGCGGCTTCTTCGGCTCGATGGAGAACCTGACGGGCACCGACCAGTGGCTCCGTCAACCGGGGCTCGTCACCCTCCAGGGGCTCCTCGTGGCGGACAACTTCCTCACGGTCACCGGCAAGGGGCTCACCTATGACCTGGGCGGTGGAACGCTCGGGGGTCCCATCCCCAGCCCCTTCGTGGCGAGCTACACCGAGACGGGAGCCCACCGCTGGTCTCGCTCCTTCGACCCGGACATCGGGGATGCATTCGGCCAGCCCCAGCTCATCCTGGTGCCCCAGGCCTGGGGACAGGTGCTGGTGGGCGGCACCTTCAGCACGCCCATCCAACACGACGGGACGACCTATACGCCGCGAGGGAACTCCGACCTGCTCTACTTCCAGTTGAAGCCGTAG